ACTACTTTTGCATTAATTCTAAAAAAAATCCCGAAACTTCGGGACGATAAAATAAAAAATGGCAAGCGACCTACATCGCACCGCTCAACCACGTACCCTTGCTATGTTCCCATCCTGGGGGAGTCTGCAGGAGCTGGTCGTGTAGGACTTGCCGGTGCAAATATACAATCTTTTTATATTTTTGCAAGAGCTTTGTTGCTATAAAAATATCGTTGTATATTGGCTTATTCAAATTTTAAACTATGAAAAAATATAACTTCCTAGCTGTCATTTTATTAGGAATCACATTAGTTGGATGTGGAGATAAAAATAAAGGTGAAAATTCTTTATTTAATATCGATGACTCTGCTTTTCCTGCGCATTTTTTACCTCAAGAATCAATTTCTATCGGAATTTTAAACCCAAATTCGAAAGAAATTGACAGTGTTGCCTACTTTATAAATGACAAAAAAGTGGGAAGTACAAAAGGAGCTGAAAAATTTAATTTTCCTCTAAAAGATCAAAAATTAGGTTACCAATACTTAAAAGCAACTATTTATTTTGGTTCTGATTCTTCTGACGCAACTAAACGTGTTGAGTTGGTTTCGAACGTTGAACCTAAATTATTAAAATACAAAGTGATCAATACCTATCCGCATGATAAAAAATCGTTTACCGAAGGATTGGAATTTCACAATGATACCTTATATGAAAGTACAGGACAAGAAGGCGCTTCATATCTAAGAAAATACGACTATAAGACAGGTAAAATTTTCAAACAAATTGATCTTGATAAAAAATACTTTGGTGAAGGAATTACTTTTATCAACGGAAAATTATTTCAATTGACCTGGCAAAATAAAACTGGATTTATCTATGATGCCAAAACTCTTAAACTGGAAAAAACGTTTGCCTATGACAAAGACATTGAAGGTTGGGGAATGACAAATGATGGTAAATACATTTATCAAACTGATAAAACGGAGAAAATCTGGAAAATGGATCCTTCAACTCAAAAAATGATCGATTACATTAATGTTTATTCAGAAACTTCAAAAATCAAAGCCGTAAACGAATTAGAATGGATTAATGGTAAAATCTATACTAATGTTTGGTTTAAGGATGCAATTGCAGTTGTGAACCCAGCTTCTGGCGCAGTTGAAGGAATTTTAAACATGTCAGATTTACGCAAATCTATGACCGATGTCACCACAGAAGATGTTTTAAATGGAATTGCTTACAATCCTAAAACTAAAACCATTTTTGTAACCGGTAAAAATTGGAGCAAAATGTTTGAAATAACAGTTTCGGAATAAAGGAATAAATTCCAATGTTTTAAATCCCAAATTCCAATCCAGAAACACGAATTTCACAAATTATCACTAATTATTCCGTGATAATTTGTGAAATTTGTGTTTTAAAATACCTTTATACCATTAAATCTATATCATGACAACTCTTATAACAAATATAAAAGAACTTCTTCAGGTTCGTGAAACTTCAATTTCTAAAGTTTCAGGAGCCGAAATGGCAGAACTTCCAACCATTAAAAATGCTTTTTTACTTATAAAAGATGATCTTATTGCAGATTTTGGATCAATGGATAATGTGGCAGAAATTAAAGCTGACAAAATTATCGATGCAACAGGCCAAATTATACTTCCATCTTGGTGCGACAGCCACACACACATTGTTTATGCCGGTAATCGCGAACAGGAATTTGCGGATAGAATCAATGGATTTTCATACGAAGAAATTGCTAATCGCGGTGGCGGAATTTTAAATTCGGCTAAAAAACTCAACGAAACTTCAGAAGAAGAAATCTATGAGCAGTCAAAACTTCGCTTAGAAGAAGTTATGCATTTAGGAACGGGAGCTGTCGAAATTAAATCTGGTTACGGATTAACAATTGAAGGTGAATTGAAAATGCTTCGCGTAATTAAAAAACTGGCCGAAAATTATCCAATTACTATAAAAGCTACTTTTCTGGGTGCGCATGCTTTTCCATTACATTACAAAGAAAATAAAGCAGGTTATATTGACGAAATCATAACCAAAATGTTACCCGAAATTGCTCAGGACAAACTAGCTGATTTTGTTGATGTATTTTGCGAAACTGGCTATTTTTCTGTCGAAGAAACCGAAAAAATAATGGATGCGGGAATAAAATTCGGCTTAAAGCCAAAAATCCACGTAAATCAATTTAATTCTATCGGAGGAATACAAGCCGGAATCAAATTTAACGCTCTTTCTGTCGATCATCTTGAAATTATGAACCCGGAAGACATTGAAGCCTTAAAAGGTACCGAAACAATGCCTGTAGCATTACCATCTTGTTCTTATTTTTTGAGCATTCCGTATACTCCTGCTCGCGAAATGATAAAAGCAGGTTTACCATTAGCTTTAGCAACTGATTTTAACCCCGGTTCTACTCCATCAGGAAATATGAATTTTGTAGTCGCAACAGCTTGTATCAAAATGAAAATGACGCCGGAAGAAGCCATAAATGCTGCAACTATTAATGGAGCTTATGCAATGAGAATCTCAGAAACTCACGGAAGTATTACGAAAGGTAAAAAAGCCAATTTAATCCTTACAAAACCAATTTCGTCTTACTATCAAATTCCTTATGCATTTGGCAGTAATTTAATTGAAAGCGTTTTTCTAGACGG
The sequence above is drawn from the uncultured Flavobacterium sp. genome and encodes:
- a CDS encoding glutaminyl-peptide cyclotransferase encodes the protein MKKYNFLAVILLGITLVGCGDKNKGENSLFNIDDSAFPAHFLPQESISIGILNPNSKEIDSVAYFINDKKVGSTKGAEKFNFPLKDQKLGYQYLKATIYFGSDSSDATKRVELVSNVEPKLLKYKVINTYPHDKKSFTEGLEFHNDTLYESTGQEGASYLRKYDYKTGKIFKQIDLDKKYFGEGITFINGKLFQLTWQNKTGFIYDAKTLKLEKTFAYDKDIEGWGMTNDGKYIYQTDKTEKIWKMDPSTQKMIDYINVYSETSKIKAVNELEWINGKIYTNVWFKDAIAVVNPASGAVEGILNMSDLRKSMTDVTTEDVLNGIAYNPKTKTIFVTGKNWSKMFEITVSE
- the hutI gene encoding imidazolonepropionase; this encodes MTTLITNIKELLQVRETSISKVSGAEMAELPTIKNAFLLIKDDLIADFGSMDNVAEIKADKIIDATGQIILPSWCDSHTHIVYAGNREQEFADRINGFSYEEIANRGGGILNSAKKLNETSEEEIYEQSKLRLEEVMHLGTGAVEIKSGYGLTIEGELKMLRVIKKLAENYPITIKATFLGAHAFPLHYKENKAGYIDEIITKMLPEIAQDKLADFVDVFCETGYFSVEETEKIMDAGIKFGLKPKIHVNQFNSIGGIQAGIKFNALSVDHLEIMNPEDIEALKGTETMPVALPSCSYFLSIPYTPAREMIKAGLPLALATDFNPGSTPSGNMNFVVATACIKMKMTPEEAINAATINGAYAMRISETHGSITKGKKANLILTKPISSYYQIPYAFGSNLIESVFLDGKIVE